In Vitis vinifera cultivar Pinot Noir 40024 chromosome 11, ASM3070453v1, a genomic segment contains:
- the LOC100264542 gene encoding TBC domain-containing protein C1952.17c isoform X3: MNETFSSSLSNFHGTVRAHQLGTALSSAVMLKGKLKLPEAARRAFPDRLGSLVMGFDDKDDENGGSDLVFGSGEELETFQPNGFGLDRESDEDEEHKPSDDSDLRIRQRSDKDGASSVSVSEIIAADEKRSDIAFELSQKEINLEKLQRLASLGLPDGGGLRATAWKLLLGYLPASRDLWEKELTENRLKYAKLKEELLLSPAEYTRRKTEALDAMEQDVDSPADGPLTRQEISQEDHPLSLGKASAWHKYFQDTEIAEQIDRDLQRTHPDLKFFSGDSSLSRKNREAMRSILLLFAKLNPAIRYVQGMNEVLAPIYYIFSTDTDEQNAENAEADSFCCFVRLLSDSVDHFCQQLDNSSVGIHSTLSRLVELLKANDEELWRHLEFTTKVDHIAAYSGIQFSFNHENLGYSFKQYFWCSGNASACLLCNAAVHKKQTIEW; encoded by the exons ATGAACGAAACATTTTCTTCGTCACTAAGCAATTTTCATGGAACTGTACGGGCGCACCAACTCGGCACAGCCCTCAGCTCAGCGGTGATGCTCAAAGGCAAGCTCAAGCTCCCGGAGGCGGCTCGTCGAGCCTTCCCGGACCGCCTAGGCAGCTTGGTTATGGGCTTTGACGATAAGGACGATGAAAATGGCGGATCGGATTTGGTATTCGGGTCTGGGGAAGAACTCGAGACGTTTCAACCCAATGGGTTTGGATTGGACAGAGAGAGTGATGAGGACGAGGAGCACAAGCCCAGTGATGATTCGGATTTGAGAATCCGACAGAGATCAGATAAAGATGGGGCAAGTTCTGTTTCGGTGTCTGAAATAATTGCTGCTGATGAGAAAAGGTCTGATATTGCGTTTGAG CTTTCTCAGAAGGAGATAAACTTGGAAAAGTTGCAAAGACTTGCTAGTTTGGGGCTTCCTGATGGAGGAGGTCTGCGGGCAACAGCTTGGAAG TTGCTTTTGGGCTATTTGCCTGCTTCTCGTGACTTGTGGGAAAAGGAATTGACTGAGAATCGTTTAAAATATGCTAAGCTAAAAGAAgagcttctcttgagtcct GCTGAATACACAAGAAGAAAAACTGAGGCATTGGATGCTATGGAGCAGGATGTGGACAGTCCTGCTGATGGACCACTTACACGACAAGAAATTTCTCAGGAAGATCATCCACTGAGCCTTGGTAAGGCTAGTGCTTGGCATAAATACTTCCAG GATACAGAAATTGCGGAGCAGATTGACCGTGATTTACAACGTACTCACCCAGACTTGAAATTCTTCTCAGGGGACTCCTCATTGAGTAGGAAAAACAGG GAAGCAATGAGAAGTATTCTTCTCCTGTTTGCTAAACTAAATCCTGCAATCCGTTATGTGCAAGGCATGAATGAAGTATTGGCACCAATATACTATATATTTAGTACTGACACTGACGAGCAAAATGCT GAAAATGCAGAAGCAGATAGTTTCTGTTGTTTTGTTCGACTTTTGAGTGACTCTGTGGATCACTTTTGTCAACAATTGGATAACAGTTCAGTGGGTATCCATTCTACTCTTTCCCGCTTGGTAGAGTTGTTGAAAGCCAATGATGAGGAGTTGTGGCGGCATCTTGAATTCACAACCAAG GTGGATCACATTGCTGCTTACTCAGgaattcaattttcattcaaTCATGAGAATTTGGGATACTCTTTTAAGCAATACTTTTGGTGTTCAG GAAATGCTTCTGCGTGTCTGTTGTGCAATGCTGCTGTGCATAAAAAGCAGACTATTGAGTGGTGA
- the LOC100264542 gene encoding TBC domain-containing protein C1952.17c isoform X1: MNETFSSSLSNFHGTVRAHQLGTALSSAVMLKGKLKLPEAARRAFPDRLGSLVMGFDDKDDENGGSDLVFGSGEELETFQPNGFGLDRESDEDEEHKPSDDSDLRIRQRSDKDGASSVSVSEIIAADEKRSDIAFELSQKEINLEKLQRLASLGLPDGGGLRATAWKLLLGYLPASRDLWEKELTENRLKYAKLKEELLLSPAEYTRRKTEALDAMEQDVDSPADGPLTRQEISQEDHPLSLGKASAWHKYFQDTEIAEQIDRDLQRTHPDLKFFSGDSSLSRKNREAMRSILLLFAKLNPAIRYVQGMNEVLAPIYYIFSTDTDEQNAENAEADSFCCFVRLLSDSVDHFCQQLDNSSVGIHSTLSRLVELLKANDEELWRHLEFTTKVNPQFYAFRWITLLLTQEFNFHSIMRIWDTLLSNTFGVQEMLLRVCCAMLLCIKSRLLSGDFAANLKLLQHYPEINIEHLLQVAQDLSPDTSSFRLSM, translated from the exons ATGAACGAAACATTTTCTTCGTCACTAAGCAATTTTCATGGAACTGTACGGGCGCACCAACTCGGCACAGCCCTCAGCTCAGCGGTGATGCTCAAAGGCAAGCTCAAGCTCCCGGAGGCGGCTCGTCGAGCCTTCCCGGACCGCCTAGGCAGCTTGGTTATGGGCTTTGACGATAAGGACGATGAAAATGGCGGATCGGATTTGGTATTCGGGTCTGGGGAAGAACTCGAGACGTTTCAACCCAATGGGTTTGGATTGGACAGAGAGAGTGATGAGGACGAGGAGCACAAGCCCAGTGATGATTCGGATTTGAGAATCCGACAGAGATCAGATAAAGATGGGGCAAGTTCTGTTTCGGTGTCTGAAATAATTGCTGCTGATGAGAAAAGGTCTGATATTGCGTTTGAG CTTTCTCAGAAGGAGATAAACTTGGAAAAGTTGCAAAGACTTGCTAGTTTGGGGCTTCCTGATGGAGGAGGTCTGCGGGCAACAGCTTGGAAG TTGCTTTTGGGCTATTTGCCTGCTTCTCGTGACTTGTGGGAAAAGGAATTGACTGAGAATCGTTTAAAATATGCTAAGCTAAAAGAAgagcttctcttgagtcct GCTGAATACACAAGAAGAAAAACTGAGGCATTGGATGCTATGGAGCAGGATGTGGACAGTCCTGCTGATGGACCACTTACACGACAAGAAATTTCTCAGGAAGATCATCCACTGAGCCTTGGTAAGGCTAGTGCTTGGCATAAATACTTCCAG GATACAGAAATTGCGGAGCAGATTGACCGTGATTTACAACGTACTCACCCAGACTTGAAATTCTTCTCAGGGGACTCCTCATTGAGTAGGAAAAACAGG GAAGCAATGAGAAGTATTCTTCTCCTGTTTGCTAAACTAAATCCTGCAATCCGTTATGTGCAAGGCATGAATGAAGTATTGGCACCAATATACTATATATTTAGTACTGACACTGACGAGCAAAATGCT GAAAATGCAGAAGCAGATAGTTTCTGTTGTTTTGTTCGACTTTTGAGTGACTCTGTGGATCACTTTTGTCAACAATTGGATAACAGTTCAGTGGGTATCCATTCTACTCTTTCCCGCTTGGTAGAGTTGTTGAAAGCCAATGATGAGGAGTTGTGGCGGCATCTTGAATTCACAACCAAG GTCAATCCTCAATTCTACGCGTTCAGGTGGATCACATTGCTGCTTACTCAGgaattcaattttcattcaaTCATGAGAATTTGGGATACTCTTTTAAGCAATACTTTTGGTGTTCAG GAAATGCTTCTGCGTGTCTGTTGTGCAATGCTGCTGTGCATAAAAAGCAGACTATTGAGTGGTGATTTTGCAGCCAACCTAAAGCTTTTACAGCACTACCCTGAAATCAACATAGAACACTTACTACAGGTAGCTCAGGATCTCAGTCCTGACACCTCTTCTTTTCGCTTGTCCATGTAA
- the LOC100264542 gene encoding uncharacterized protein LOC100264542 isoform X2 produces the protein MNETFSSSLSNFHGTVRAHQLGTALSSAVMLKGKLKLPEAARRAFPDRLGSLVMGFDDKDDENGGSDLVFGSGEELETFQPNGFGLDRESDEDEEHKPSDDSDLRIRQRSDKDGASSVSVSEIIAADEKRSDIAFELSQKEINLEKLQRLASLGLPDGGGLRATAWKLLLGYLPASRDLWEKELTENRLKYAKLKEELLLSPAEYTRRKTEALDAMEQDVDSPADGPLTRQEISQEDHPLSLGKASAWHKYFQDTEIAEQIDRDLQRTHPDLKFFSGDSSLSRKNRENAEADSFCCFVRLLSDSVDHFCQQLDNSSVGIHSTLSRLVELLKANDEELWRHLEFTTKVNPQFYAFRWITLLLTQEFNFHSIMRIWDTLLSNTFGVQEMLLRVCCAMLLCIKSRLLSGDFAANLKLLQHYPEINIEHLLQVAQDLSPDTSSFRLSM, from the exons ATGAACGAAACATTTTCTTCGTCACTAAGCAATTTTCATGGAACTGTACGGGCGCACCAACTCGGCACAGCCCTCAGCTCAGCGGTGATGCTCAAAGGCAAGCTCAAGCTCCCGGAGGCGGCTCGTCGAGCCTTCCCGGACCGCCTAGGCAGCTTGGTTATGGGCTTTGACGATAAGGACGATGAAAATGGCGGATCGGATTTGGTATTCGGGTCTGGGGAAGAACTCGAGACGTTTCAACCCAATGGGTTTGGATTGGACAGAGAGAGTGATGAGGACGAGGAGCACAAGCCCAGTGATGATTCGGATTTGAGAATCCGACAGAGATCAGATAAAGATGGGGCAAGTTCTGTTTCGGTGTCTGAAATAATTGCTGCTGATGAGAAAAGGTCTGATATTGCGTTTGAG CTTTCTCAGAAGGAGATAAACTTGGAAAAGTTGCAAAGACTTGCTAGTTTGGGGCTTCCTGATGGAGGAGGTCTGCGGGCAACAGCTTGGAAG TTGCTTTTGGGCTATTTGCCTGCTTCTCGTGACTTGTGGGAAAAGGAATTGACTGAGAATCGTTTAAAATATGCTAAGCTAAAAGAAgagcttctcttgagtcct GCTGAATACACAAGAAGAAAAACTGAGGCATTGGATGCTATGGAGCAGGATGTGGACAGTCCTGCTGATGGACCACTTACACGACAAGAAATTTCTCAGGAAGATCATCCACTGAGCCTTGGTAAGGCTAGTGCTTGGCATAAATACTTCCAG GATACAGAAATTGCGGAGCAGATTGACCGTGATTTACAACGTACTCACCCAGACTTGAAATTCTTCTCAGGGGACTCCTCATTGAGTAGGAAAAACAGG GAAAATGCAGAAGCAGATAGTTTCTGTTGTTTTGTTCGACTTTTGAGTGACTCTGTGGATCACTTTTGTCAACAATTGGATAACAGTTCAGTGGGTATCCATTCTACTCTTTCCCGCTTGGTAGAGTTGTTGAAAGCCAATGATGAGGAGTTGTGGCGGCATCTTGAATTCACAACCAAG GTCAATCCTCAATTCTACGCGTTCAGGTGGATCACATTGCTGCTTACTCAGgaattcaattttcattcaaTCATGAGAATTTGGGATACTCTTTTAAGCAATACTTTTGGTGTTCAG GAAATGCTTCTGCGTGTCTGTTGTGCAATGCTGCTGTGCATAAAAAGCAGACTATTGAGTGGTGATTTTGCAGCCAACCTAAAGCTTTTACAGCACTACCCTGAAATCAACATAGAACACTTACTACAGGTAGCTCAGGATCTCAGTCCTGACACCTCTTCTTTTCGCTTGTCCATGTAA
- the LOC100264542 gene encoding uncharacterized protein LOC100264542 isoform X4 translates to MNETFSSSLSNFHGTVRAHQLGTALSSAVMLKGKLKLPEAARRAFPDRLGSLVMGFDDKDDENGGSDLVFGSGEELETFQPNGFGLDRESDEDEEHKPSDDSDLRIRQRSDKDGASSVSVSEIIAADEKRSDIAFELSQKEINLEKLQRLASLGLPDGGGLRATAWKLLLGYLPASRDLWEKELTENRLKYAKLKEELLLSPAEYTRRKTEALDAMEQDVDSPADGPLTRQEISQEDHPLSLGKASAWHKYFQENAEADSFCCFVRLLSDSVDHFCQQLDNSSVGIHSTLSRLVELLKANDEELWRHLEFTTKVNPQFYAFRWITLLLTQEFNFHSIMRIWDTLLSNTFGVQEMLLRVCCAMLLCIKSRLLSGDFAANLKLLQHYPEINIEHLLQVAQDLSPDTSSFRLSM, encoded by the exons ATGAACGAAACATTTTCTTCGTCACTAAGCAATTTTCATGGAACTGTACGGGCGCACCAACTCGGCACAGCCCTCAGCTCAGCGGTGATGCTCAAAGGCAAGCTCAAGCTCCCGGAGGCGGCTCGTCGAGCCTTCCCGGACCGCCTAGGCAGCTTGGTTATGGGCTTTGACGATAAGGACGATGAAAATGGCGGATCGGATTTGGTATTCGGGTCTGGGGAAGAACTCGAGACGTTTCAACCCAATGGGTTTGGATTGGACAGAGAGAGTGATGAGGACGAGGAGCACAAGCCCAGTGATGATTCGGATTTGAGAATCCGACAGAGATCAGATAAAGATGGGGCAAGTTCTGTTTCGGTGTCTGAAATAATTGCTGCTGATGAGAAAAGGTCTGATATTGCGTTTGAG CTTTCTCAGAAGGAGATAAACTTGGAAAAGTTGCAAAGACTTGCTAGTTTGGGGCTTCCTGATGGAGGAGGTCTGCGGGCAACAGCTTGGAAG TTGCTTTTGGGCTATTTGCCTGCTTCTCGTGACTTGTGGGAAAAGGAATTGACTGAGAATCGTTTAAAATATGCTAAGCTAAAAGAAgagcttctcttgagtcct GCTGAATACACAAGAAGAAAAACTGAGGCATTGGATGCTATGGAGCAGGATGTGGACAGTCCTGCTGATGGACCACTTACACGACAAGAAATTTCTCAGGAAGATCATCCACTGAGCCTTGGTAAGGCTAGTGCTTGGCATAAATACTTCCAG GAAAATGCAGAAGCAGATAGTTTCTGTTGTTTTGTTCGACTTTTGAGTGACTCTGTGGATCACTTTTGTCAACAATTGGATAACAGTTCAGTGGGTATCCATTCTACTCTTTCCCGCTTGGTAGAGTTGTTGAAAGCCAATGATGAGGAGTTGTGGCGGCATCTTGAATTCACAACCAAG GTCAATCCTCAATTCTACGCGTTCAGGTGGATCACATTGCTGCTTACTCAGgaattcaattttcattcaaTCATGAGAATTTGGGATACTCTTTTAAGCAATACTTTTGGTGTTCAG GAAATGCTTCTGCGTGTCTGTTGTGCAATGCTGCTGTGCATAAAAAGCAGACTATTGAGTGGTGATTTTGCAGCCAACCTAAAGCTTTTACAGCACTACCCTGAAATCAACATAGAACACTTACTACAGGTAGCTCAGGATCTCAGTCCTGACACCTCTTCTTTTCGCTTGTCCATGTAA
- the LOC100261040 gene encoding phospholipase D alpha 1, whose amino-acid sequence MMEQSLVHGTLHATIYEVDGLSTGGPWNFIQKLSKRIVGAPISKIYVTIDLEKAGVGRTSKLDNEDSNPRWYQSFHIYCAHKASHVVFSVKQDNPIGATVIGRAHLPVGELLEGEVDRWLELFHHDHTPINGGSKLHVKLQFVDVTREFNWSRGIRSPKFPGVPYTFFPQRKGCRVLLYQDAHVPNKFIPKIPLSGGKCYEPHQCWEDIFHAISNAKHLVYITGWSLYTKTTLVRYSRGQKPGEHATLGELFRKKTLTLGELLKKKASEGVTVLMLLWEDRTSVKLLKKDGLMATHGEDTGKYFHGTGVHCVLCPRNPDNGLSIVQDIEISAMFTHHQKIVVVDSEMPNGGSEHRRIVSFIGGFDLCDGRYDTPTHSIFRTLDTVHHNDFRQANFPNASISKGGPREPWHDIHCRLEGAIAWDVLFNFEQRWRKQGGKDLLVQLRELDDIIIPPSPVMFPEDHETWNVQLFRSIDGGAAFGFPDSPEDAARAGLICGNDHIIDRSIQDAYINAIRRAKNFIYIENQYFLGSSFGWNLDGLKVEDIGALHLIPKELSLKIVSKIEAGERFSVYVVIPMWPEGVPESSCAQVILNWQKRTMEMMYNDIAQALHSKGLQANPKDYLAFFCLGNREKKRHGEYEPPESPDHDTNYHRAQQSRRFMIYVHAKMMIVDDEYIITGSANINQRSMDGARDSEIAMGAYQPYHLASKQPARGHIHGFRMALWYEHLGLLDNSFLQPESLDCIQKVNQMAERNWNLYTSERMDHDLPGHLLSYPICVTDSGEVTELPGSEFFPDTKAPVLGSKSEYIPPMLTT is encoded by the exons ATGATGGAGCAGAGTTTGGTGCACGGGACGCTTCATGCAACCATCTATGAGGTTGATGGGCTTTCCACCGGAGGTCCCTGGAATTTCATTCAGAAG CTAAGCAAACGCATCGTGGGGGCGCCTATTTCCAAGATATATGTGACAATTGATTTGGAAAAAGCTGGAGTTGGTCGAACCAGCAAGTTAGACAATGAAGACTCAAATCCCCGATGGTACCAAAGTTTCCACATTTACTGTGCCCACAAGGCTTCTCATGTTGTATTCTCTGTCAAACAAGATAATCCTATTGGGGCAACTGTTATTGGACGAGCTCACTTACCAGTTGGGGAACTCCTGGAAGGAGAAGTGGATAGATGGCTTGAGCTCTTCCATCATGATCACACTCCCATCAATGGAGGTTCTAAGTTACATGTCAAACTACAATTTGTTGATGTTACTCGAGAATTTAACTGGTCTCGAGGGATTAGGAGCCCAAAATTTCCAGGAGTTCCTTACACATTCTTTCCTCAGAGAAAAGGCTGCAGAGTTTTACTTTACCAAGATGCTCATGTCCCAAATAAATTCATCCCAAAAATTCCCCTTTCTGGGGGCAAGTGTTATGAGCCGCACCAGTGCTGGGAAGATATCTTTCATGCCATTTCTAATGCAAAACACTTAGTTTACATAACAGGCTGGTCTCTGTATACTAAAACTACCTTGGTAAGGTACTCAAGGGGACAAAAGCCAGGGGAACACGCGACCTTGGGAGAGCTTTTTAGGAAGAAGACCTTAACCCTGGGAGAGCTTCTGAAGAAGAAGGCCAGTGAAGGTGTAACGGTCCTAATGCTTCTTTGGGAGGACAGGACTTCTGTTAAGTTACTAAAGAAGGACGGGTTGATGGCCACCCATGGTGAAGACACCGGGAAATATTTCCATGGCACTGGAGTCCATTGTGTCTTATGCCCCCGCAATCCTGACAATGGACTTAGCATTGTTCAGGACATAGAGATATCTGCCATGTTCACTCATCATCAGAAGATTGTGGTGGTGGACAGTGAGATGCCTAATGGAGGATCAGAACATAGGAGAATTGTGAGTTTCATTGGTGGCTTTGATCTTTGTGATGGGAGGTATGATACTCCCACGCATTCCATTTTCAGGACTCTAGACACAGTTCACCATAATGATTTTCGTCAGGCCAATTTTCCCAATGCCTCAATTAGTAAAGGTGGACCAAGAGAGCCCTGGCATGATATTCACTGTCGGTTAGAAGGAGCAATTGCATGGGATGTCTTGTTCAATTTCGAGCAGAGGTGGAGGAAACAAGGTGGGAAGGATCTGCTTGTTCAACTGAGAGAACTTGATGACATAATCATACCTCCATCTCCAGTCATGTTCCCCGAAGACCATGAAACATGGAATGTTCAATTGTTCCGATCCATTGATGGTGGGGCTGCCTTTGGCTTTCCTGATTCTCCTGAGGATGCTGCGAGGGCAGGGCTTATCTGTGGGAATGACCATATCATTGACCGGAGCATTCAGGATGCTTACATCAATGCCATCCGACGAGCAAAAAATTTCATCTACATTGAAAACCAGTATTTTCTTGGAAGTTCCTTCGGCTGGAACTTGGATGGCCTCAAAGTAGAGGACATTGGCGCTTTGCATCTCATACCAAAGGAGCTGTCGCTAAAGATTGTCAGTAAGATTGAAGCAGGGGAGAGGTTTTCCGTATATGTTGTGATTCCAATGTGGCCAGAGGGTGTCCCAGAGAGTTCATGTGCTCAGGTAATACTGAATTGGCAGAAGAGAACTATGGAGATGATGTATAATGATATAGCTCAGGCCCTCCATTCCAAGGGGCTTCAGGCAAACCCCAAGGACTATTTAGCATTCTTTTGCCTTGGGAACCGAGAGAAGAAGAGACACGGAGAATATGAACCTCCAGAGAGTCCAGACCATGACACAAATTATCACAGAGCTCAACAATCCAGGCGGTTCATGATCTATGTCCACGCTAAGATGATGATCG TTGACGATGAATACATAATCACAGGATCCGCCAACATAAATCAGAGGTCAATGGATGGTGCCAGGGATTCAGAGATTGCAATGGGAGCCTACCAACCATATCACCTAGCTTCCAAGCAGCCTGCCAGGGGTCATATTCATGGCTTCCGAATGGCATTATGGTACGAGCACCTTGGCCTGCTTGACAACTCCTTCCTCCAACCAGAGAGCCTGGACTGTATCCAAAAGGTGAACCAGATGGCTGAGAGGAATTGGAACCTCTATACCTCTGAGAGAATGGATCATGACCTGCCAGGACACCTGCTTAGCTACCCCATTTGTGTTACGGATAGTGGAGAGGTGACAGAATTGCCTGGATCAGAGTTCTTCCCTGACACCAAGGCTCCAGTTCTGGGGTCCAAATCTGAGTACATTCCTCCAATGCTCACTACTTGA
- the LOC100259366 gene encoding phospholipase D alpha 1, with translation MMEQILLHGTLHGTIYEVDRLSSGGPWNFIDKLKRRIERAGSSKVYVTIDLDKARVGRTRKLENEETNPHWSECFHIYCAHKASHVVFSVKQENPIGATVIGRAQLPVEELLEGEVDRWLELFHHDRTPIHGGSKLHVKLQFFDVTRECNWSRGITSPKFPGVPYTFFPQRKGCRVLLYQDAHIPNKFIPKIPLSGGKYYEPHRCWEDIFHAISNAKQLIYITGWSVYTKITLVRYSRGQKPGEHATLGELFNKKTSTLGELLKKKASEGVRVLMLVWDDRTSVKLLKKDGLMATHDEDTGKYFHGSEVHCVLCPRDPDNGLSIVQDIEISTMFTHHQKIVVVDSEMPNRGSERRRIVSFIGGIDLCDGRYDTPTHTIFRTLDTVNHDDFRQPNFPNASITKGGPRQPWHDVHCRLEGAIAWDVLFNFEQRWRKQGGKDLLVQLRELDDIIIPPSPVMFPEDHETWNVQLFRSIDGGAAFGFPDSPEDAARAGLICGSDHIIDRSIQDAYIHAIRKAKNFIYIENQYFLGSSFCWNSDGLKVEDIGASHLIPKELSLKVVSKIETGERFSIYVVVPMWPEGIPESSSAQAILNWQKRTMEMMYNDIAQALHAKGLKANPKDYLTFFCLGNRESKTIGEYEPPESPDHDTDYYRAQQSRRFMIYVHAKMMIVDDEYIVIGSANINQRSMDGARDSEIAMGGYQPYHLATKQPARGQIHGFRMALWYEHLGLVDNSFLQPESLDCIQKVNKIAERNWNLYSSERTDDDLPGHLLSYPICVTDTGEVKEVPGSEFFPDTKAQVLGSKSDYLPPILTT, from the exons ATGATGGAGCAGATTTTGCTTCATGGGACGCTTCATGGGACCATCTATGAAGTTGACAGGCTTTCCAGCGGAGGTCCCTGGAATTTCATCGACAAG CTGAAGAGACGCATTGAGAGGGCCGGTAGTTCCAAGGTATATGTAACAATCGATTTAGACAAGGCTAGAGTTGGTCGAACCAGGAAGTTAGAAAACGAGGAGACAAATCCCCATTGGAGCGAATGTTTCCATATCTACTGTGCCCACAAGGCTTCTCATGTTGTATTCTCTGTCAAACAAGAAAATCCTATTGGAGCAACTGTCATTGGAAGAGCTCAATTACCAGTCGAGGAACTCCTGGAAGGAGAAGTGGATAGATGGCTTGAGCTCTTCCATCATGATCGCACTCCCATACATGGAGGCTCTAAATTACATGTCAAACTACAATTTTTTGATGTTACTCGAGAATGTAACTGGTCTCGAGGCATTACAAGCCCAAAATTTCCAGGAGTTCCTTACACATTCTTCCCTCAGAGAAAAGGCTGCAGAGTTTTACTTTACCAAGATGCCCATATCCCAAACAAATTCATCCCAAAAATCCCCCTTTCTGGGGGCAAGTATTATGAGCCGCACCGCTGCTGGGAAGATATTTTTCATGCCATTTCCAATGCTAAACAGTTGATTTACATAACAGGCTGGTCGGTGTATACTAAAATCACCTTGGTAAGGTACTCAAGGGGGCAAAAGCCAGGGGAACACGCGACCCTGGGAGAGCTTTTTAATAAGAAGACCTCAACCCTGGGAGAGCTTCTGAAGAAGAAGGCCAGTGAAGGTGTGAGGGTTCTAATGCTTGTTTGGGATGACagaacttctgttaagttactAAAGAAGGATGGGTTGATGGCCACCCATGATGAAGACACCGGGAAGTATTTCCATGGCAGTGAAGTCCACTGTGTCTTATGCCCCCGTGATCCCGATAATGGACTTAGCATTGTTCAGGACATAGAGATATCTACCATGTTCACTCATCACCAGAAGATTGTGGTAGTGGACAGTGAGATGCCTAATCGAGGATCAGAACGTCGGAGAATTGTGAGTTTCATTGGTGGCATTGATCTCTGTGATGGGAGGTATGATACTCCCACACATACCATTTTCAGGACTCTAGACACAGTGAACCACGATGATTTTCGTCAGCCTAATTTTCCGAATGCCTCCATTACTAAAGGTGGACCAAGACAGCCCTGGCATGATGTCCATTGTCGGTTAGAAGGAGCAATTGCATGGGATGTCTTGTTCAATTTCGAGCAAAGGTGGAGAAAACAAGGTGGGAAGGATCTGCTTGTTCAACTAAGAGAACTTGATGACATAATTATACCTCCATCTCCAGTCATGTTCCCTGAAGACCATGAAACATGGAATGTTCAACTGTTCCGATCCATTGATGGTGGGGCTGCTTTCGGCTTTCCTGATTCTCCTGAGGATGCTGCGAGAGCAGGGCTTATCTGTGGGAGTGACCATATCATTGACCGGAGCATTCAGGATGCTTATATCCATGCCATCCGAAAAGccaaaaatttcatttacatTGAAAACCAGTATTTTCTTGGAAGCTCTTTCTGCTGGAACTCGGATGGCCTCAAAGTAGAGGACATTGGTGCTTCGCATCTCATACCAAAGGAACTGTCACTAAAGGTCGTCAGTAAGATCGAAACAGGAGAGAGATTTTCCATATATGTTGTAGTTCCAATGTGGCCAGAAGGTATCCCAGAGAGTTCATCTGCTCAGGCAATACTGAATTGGCAGAAGAGAACAATGGAGATGATGTATAATGATATAGCTCAGGCCCTCCACGCCAAGGGGCTCAAGGCAAACCCCAAGGACTATTTGACATTCTTTTGCCTTGGCAATCGGGAGAGTAAGACAATTGGAGAATATGAACCTCCAGAGAGTCCAGACCATGATACAGATTATTACAGAGCTCAGCAATCCAGGCGGTTCATGATCTATGTCCATGCAAAGATGATGATTG TTGATGATGAATACATAGTCATAGGATCCGCCAACATAAATCAGAGGTCAATGGATGGTGCCAGGGATTCAGAGATTGCAATGGGAGGCTACCAACCGTATCACCTCGCTACCAAGCAGCCTGCCAGGGGTCAAATTCATGGCTTCCGAATGGCATTATGGTATGAACACCTTGGCCTGGTTGATAACTCCTTCCTCCAACCAGAGAGCCTCGACTGTATCCAGAAGGTGAACAAGATTGCTGAAAGGAATTGGAACCTCTATTCCTCAGAGAGAACGGATGATGACTTGCCAGGCCACCTGCTTAGTTACCCCATTTGCGTTACGGATACTGGAGAGGTCAAAGAAGTACCTGGATCAGAGTTCTTTCCCGACACTAAGGCTCAAGTTCTGGGGTCCAAATCTGATTATCTCCCTCCAATCCTCACTACTTGA
- the LOC100255957 gene encoding uncharacterized protein LOC100255957, with amino-acid sequence MSSVLCSQGVVLATAMAVSGTVILLALCRPKAFTPPQQLPRSCISSDGKKKEKENEKEKEKKKKKKKRVHFAEDVVDPSGDSEEFRRQHSRNSSFSVRKSSDKVKGMPANRVALYKGILKERVVHRMAYSY; translated from the exons ATGTCTTCTGTGCTCTGCTCACAAGGGGTGGTTCTCGCCACTGCCATGGCCGTCTCCGGCACCGTAATTCTCCTTGCTCTGTGCCGTCCAAAGGCCTTTACGCCTCCCCAGCAGCTTCCAAGATCTTGTATCTCTTCCG AtgggaagaagaaggagaaggagaacgagaaggagaaggagaagaagaagaagaagaagaaaagggtgCACTTCGCAGAGGACGTGGTGGATCCAAGTGGGGACAGTGAGGAGTTCAGACGGCAACACAGTAGGAATTCTTCATTTTCCGTCAGGAAAAGTAGTGATAAAGTCAAAGGAATGCCAGCAAATCGGGTGGCTCTCTACAAAGGAATCCTCAAAGAGCGTGTGGTTCATCGCATGGCTTATTCCTATTGA